A window of the Natronospira proteinivora genome harbors these coding sequences:
- the xseA gene encoding exodeoxyribonuclease VII large subunit, with translation MTQTPVTTPDSADIWTVSRLNREARFALEQGFPALWIEGEISNLARPASGHMYFSLKDDKAQVRCAMFRPQQRSVRFRPENGEKVLVRARVGLYEVRGEFQLKVEHMEPAGEGELQRAFEALKQKLAAEGLFDETIKRPLPAMPRTIGVITSPTGAAIRDILTTLKRRFPLARVIIYPVPVQGEGAAARIADMLTLAGARAESDVLILARGGGSLEDLWSFNEEIVARAVRACPIPVVCGVGHEVDFTIADFAADYRAPTPTGAAEAVTPDSREWLSALRQRQQRLTRAIQLHLRQGGERHRDLDRRLQLRHPGQQLQQQSQRLDELALRAGRVLQQTLKRSEQRLGHLRTRLHAASPALRLGRAAQSLLDLDRRLRRAVSETMQRRRERLSATVRALNTVSPLATLERGYAIVERPEGGIIRRADELMAGDEIQARLGSGRISAHVIEVDTDTNPEQGKDQ, from the coding sequence ATGACTCAAACACCCGTCACGACCCCGGATTCCGCTGATATCTGGACCGTTTCCCGCCTGAACCGGGAGGCGCGCTTTGCCCTGGAGCAGGGTTTTCCGGCCCTCTGGATCGAGGGGGAAATCTCCAATCTGGCCCGGCCCGCTTCGGGGCATATGTATTTCTCCCTCAAGGACGACAAGGCCCAGGTTCGTTGCGCCATGTTCCGCCCCCAGCAGCGTAGCGTGCGTTTTCGCCCAGAAAACGGCGAAAAGGTGTTGGTTCGGGCCCGGGTGGGACTGTATGAAGTGCGCGGGGAGTTCCAGCTCAAGGTCGAGCATATGGAGCCCGCCGGCGAAGGGGAGCTGCAGCGGGCTTTCGAAGCCCTCAAGCAGAAACTGGCCGCCGAAGGGCTGTTCGATGAGACCATCAAGCGCCCCCTCCCGGCCATGCCACGCACCATCGGTGTCATCACCTCCCCCACCGGCGCCGCCATCCGGGATATTCTCACCACCCTGAAACGGCGTTTCCCACTGGCCCGGGTGATCATCTATCCCGTTCCCGTGCAGGGGGAAGGGGCTGCTGCACGGATTGCCGATATGCTGACCCTGGCCGGGGCCCGGGCCGAAAGCGATGTACTGATTCTTGCCCGCGGCGGGGGCTCACTGGAGGATCTTTGGTCCTTCAATGAGGAGATCGTTGCCCGGGCAGTGCGGGCCTGTCCGATCCCCGTGGTCTGCGGCGTGGGGCACGAAGTGGATTTCACCATCGCGGATTTTGCCGCCGATTACCGGGCCCCGACCCCCACCGGAGCAGCCGAAGCGGTCACACCGGACAGCCGCGAGTGGCTTAGCGCGCTTCGGCAGCGCCAACAGCGCCTGACGCGGGCCATACAACTTCACCTCCGCCAGGGCGGCGAACGCCATCGGGACCTGGACCGGCGCCTGCAGTTGCGCCACCCGGGACAACAACTCCAGCAGCAGAGCCAGCGCCTGGATGAACTGGCCTTGCGAGCCGGTAGAGTCCTGCAGCAGACCCTGAAACGCTCGGAACAGCGCCTCGGACACCTTCGCACCCGGCTACACGCGGCCAGCCCGGCCTTGCGGCTTGGCCGCGCCGCGCAAAGCCTGCTGGACCTGGACCGTCGCCTCAGGCGAGCGGTGTCCGAGACCATGCAGCGCCGCCGGGAAAGACTCTCAGCCACGGTTCGGGCGCTGAATACCGTCAGCCCGCTGGCGACGCTGGAGCGAGGCTATGCCATTGTGGAACGCCCCGAGGGCGGTATTATTAGACGGGCCGATGAATTGATGGCCGGCGATGAAATCCAGGCACGACTCGGCTCAGGCCGAATCAGTGCCCATGTCATCGAAGTGGACACCGACACCAACCCCGAACAAGGGAAGGATCAATAA
- a CDS encoding peptidoglycan DD-metalloendopeptidase family protein, translated as MRSAPVLFVVSLLFLFTLPTLALADDQALPRHNPVPGGVAVIELPESDQRPAVRYRERSALVVPSGGRYQAVLGIPLSASTGQHEYQFSLGDDDWQTDTFHVSDKEYAESRITIEDESMVTPDEEAMKRINQERPRIRQALSQHTDKDDVPLSFILPVEDVETSPFGRKRFINDQPRNPHGGIDIRGATGTPIVAPGPGTVIETGDYYFNGKTVFLDHGQGLVSMFCHMDEIEVSVGDELEPGDRVGTVGMTGRVTGPHLHWSVSLGNTMVNPRYFLEDESPLDASGDDE; from the coding sequence ATGCGCAGCGCCCCCGTTCTGTTTGTCGTTTCACTCTTATTCCTGTTTACCCTGCCGACCCTGGCACTGGCGGACGATCAGGCACTCCCGCGACATAACCCGGTGCCGGGCGGTGTGGCAGTGATCGAGCTGCCGGAAAGTGATCAACGTCCTGCTGTCCGCTACCGGGAGCGGTCTGCATTGGTGGTACCCAGCGGGGGGCGTTACCAAGCGGTACTGGGCATTCCCTTGAGCGCCTCCACTGGCCAGCATGAGTACCAATTCAGCCTGGGTGACGATGACTGGCAGACTGACACGTTTCATGTTTCGGACAAGGAATACGCTGAATCCCGCATCACCATCGAAGATGAAAGCATGGTGACGCCGGATGAAGAAGCGATGAAACGGATCAACCAGGAACGGCCCCGAATTCGCCAAGCCCTGTCCCAGCACACGGACAAGGACGATGTTCCCTTGAGTTTCATCCTGCCCGTGGAGGACGTGGAAACCAGTCCCTTTGGGCGCAAGCGCTTCATCAACGACCAGCCCCGTAACCCCCATGGCGGCATCGATATCCGGGGGGCTACGGGTACCCCTATCGTGGCCCCCGGACCGGGCACGGTCATCGAGACGGGTGACTATTACTTCAACGGAAAAACCGTGTTTCTGGATCACGGCCAGGGGCTGGTCTCCATGTTCTGTCACATGGATGAGATCGAAGTCTCGGTAGGAGATGAATTAGAGCCAGGCGATCGAGTGGGCACGGTGGGCATGACGGGCCGAGTCACCGGCCCCCATCTGCACTGGTCGGTCTCCCTGGGCAACACCATGGTCAACCCGCGCTACTTCCTGGAAGACGAATCCCCGCTGGATGCCAGCGGGGATGATGAATAA
- a CDS encoding CPBP family intramembrane glutamic endopeptidase: protein MLDPRGPQPLHAAASYFLMLLLAVLFFLFSDWTDGWLSALLRISAMQWASLLAILAVLSLAALSFRTTLRLNWPGPRAMAAGLFLGIGLSGFIAATLAHLYSLGEAADYAREVQQVLGEAEVRLGALTLLLVIVVLAPVAEELLFRGAVLSGLLASYPQWLAVALSTAMFAILHLHPAHFSITAVLGLICALTVLRLGSIWPAIVLHAAYNGSAMLMDILGFPEVLPLWTILPALAMMGTGVFLASRP from the coding sequence ATGCTGGATCCCCGCGGGCCACAGCCTCTTCATGCCGCGGCCAGTTATTTTCTGATGCTGCTGCTGGCCGTGCTGTTCTTTCTCTTCAGCGACTGGACGGATGGCTGGTTGTCGGCCCTGCTGCGGATCAGTGCCATGCAGTGGGCCAGCCTGCTGGCCATTCTCGCGGTGCTGAGTCTGGCGGCCCTGTCTTTTCGCACCACCTTGAGACTCAATTGGCCCGGTCCCCGGGCCATGGCTGCCGGACTTTTTCTCGGAATTGGCCTGAGCGGATTCATCGCTGCCACCCTGGCCCATCTCTACAGTTTAGGGGAGGCTGCCGACTATGCCCGTGAGGTTCAGCAGGTGCTGGGTGAAGCCGAGGTGCGCCTGGGGGCCTTGACCCTGCTGCTGGTGATTGTTGTCCTGGCGCCGGTGGCGGAGGAATTGCTGTTTCGGGGGGCCGTACTCAGTGGGCTGTTGGCCAGCTACCCTCAATGGCTGGCTGTCGCCCTTTCCACGGCAATGTTTGCTATCCTGCATCTGCATCCAGCCCATTTCAGCATTACCGCCGTGCTCGGTTTGATTTGTGCCTTGACGGTATTGCGCCTGGGTAGCATCTGGCCCGCCATTGTGCTTCATGCCGCATACAACGGCAGTGCCATGCTGATGGATATACTGGGATTTCCCGAAGTCCTACCCTTATGGACGATCCTTCCAGCTTTGGCCATGATGGGCACTGGAGTTTTCCTCGCAAGCCGGCCTTGA
- a CDS encoding cysteine dioxygenase family protein, translating into MSTEYAFDGKTIQSEFDFPGARRLIETVEAAAKRPSPDDIAEGVKQGLCKLISSRQFQLPDAFLHAEEDHYARRLVYRDPEDAFSIVAMTWGVGQGTPLHDHSGLWCVEGVCHGRIRIEQFAHRESRAGLERFRLEEVMTSEVGGAGCLIPPHEHHRILNDSEDDVAVTLHIYGGEMTRCTIFHPENGDWYRPEVRSLHYDG; encoded by the coding sequence TGTCCACTGAATATGCCTTTGATGGCAAGACCATCCAGAGCGAGTTCGATTTTCCCGGTGCCCGGCGTTTGATTGAGACGGTGGAGGCTGCTGCCAAGCGGCCATCGCCGGATGATATTGCCGAAGGGGTCAAGCAAGGCCTTTGTAAACTCATTTCCAGCCGCCAATTTCAGCTGCCCGATGCCTTTCTGCATGCCGAGGAAGATCACTATGCCCGCCGTCTGGTCTATCGTGACCCGGAGGATGCTTTCAGCATTGTGGCCATGACCTGGGGTGTGGGGCAGGGGACACCGCTTCACGATCACTCCGGTCTGTGGTGTGTGGAAGGGGTGTGCCATGGCCGGATTCGTATTGAACAGTTCGCCCATCGGGAGTCCCGCGCCGGTCTGGAGCGATTCCGTCTGGAAGAGGTGATGACCTCCGAGGTGGGGGGTGCCGGATGCCTGATTCCACCTCATGAGCATCACCGCATCCTCAATGACAGCGAAGATGATGTGGCGGTGACCCTGCATATCTATGGCGGGGAGATGACCCGCTGCACCATTTTCCATCCTGAGAACGGCGACTGGTATCGCCCGGAAGTGCGCAGCCTGCATTACGACGGCTGA